One window from the genome of Yamadazyma tenuis chromosome 7, complete sequence encodes:
- the ALG11 gene encoding asparagine-linked glycosylation protein (BUSCO:EOG09262UB3; COG:M; EggNog:ENOG503NV7J) gives MLVFLFCAVVVIASFFKVLSTVLPRLFLVPTQLWQDKIEHVMNYPKPIYLRVGMKRSSFRRRLVTASAHPSYYNNFNNNKLKIHPEDCENKDNFFVDGMKRRAIEDPGRKVLFGFFHPYANNGGGGERVLWQAVHSTLLTKDTNIAVIYTVNMEEPANILRKVQDKFGIDVDGDRVVFIYLRKYGKLIANDYWKHFTLLGQLFGSLMLSAEALFELSPDVWVDTIGLPGSYFLVSVSLKIPILAYVHYPILQQDMFNKLKYRNIKQLIKFRPSVQNIKDVVKLVYWDALYYLYVYLGSLVDITVANGSWTFDHMQKIWFLNKKYNSSMEVLFPPCGTENGHLEKALVSKRNNKMIYIAQFRSEKRHDLILKQYSEFLKVFQKSKQPIKNLPTLVFLGSCRTGDDTETLLEIKQLTAELNLSDYVEFIVDCSYSEILHQLSKVKFGLNSMWNEHFGIGVVEYMNHGVIPIVHASAGPLLDISLNKSREASNSWKSDSGFFFKSATDPDFDPAIQSESKFTFTDEYSYPKLTFKEKDQLIEYPELSVLLMKLFIFEPEFASQKQLASMRQTGFDLVLSRFSNKTFNVTWMKYTRDLLTLEKKFRDTKREGIEEVH, from the coding sequence ATGTTGGTTTTCTTATTTTGTGCTGTCGTGGTGATAGCCTCATTCTTCAAGGTGTTATCAACCGTATTACCTAGACTCTTTTTGGTTCCCACTCAGCTTTGGCAAGACAAAATCGAACATGTCATGAACTACCCAAAACCTATTTATTTGAGGGTAGGAATGAAGAGATCGAGtttcagaagaagattggTGACGGCTTCGGCTCATCCTTCCTACTacaacaatttcaacaataacaagttgaaaattcATCCTGAGGACTGTGAAAATAAAGACAATTTCTTTGTGGATGGTATGAAACGTAGGGCCATTGAGGACCCTGGACGAAAGGTGTTGTTTGGTTTCTTTCATCCTTATGCCAACAACggaggaggtggtgaaAGAGTGTTGTGGCAGGCAGTACACTCTACCCTCTTGACTAAAGATACCAACATAGCGGTGATTTACACTGTCAACATGGAGGAACCAGCCAACATCCTCAGGAAGGTTCAGGACAAGTTCGGCATTGATGTAGATGGTGACAGGGTTGTTTTCATTTATTTGAGAAAGTACGGAAAGCTCATAGCTAATGATTATTGGAAGCACTTTACTTTATTGGGCCAATTATTTGGATCGTTAATGCTTTCGGCAGAGGCATTATTTGAATTGTCTCCAGATGTTTGGGTAGATACAATCGGATTACCCGGAAGTTACTTTTTGGTGTCAGTATCGTTAAAGATCCCCATATTAGCATATGTTCATTATCCCATTCTTCAGCAAGACATGTTCAATAAATTAAAATACAGAAACATCAAAcagttgatcaagttcagGCCGTCGGTCCAAAACATTAAGGATGTTGTGAAATTGGTGTACTGGGATGCTTTGTACTATTTGTACGTTTATTTGGGATCTTTGGTGGATATCACCGTGGCCAACGGATCTTGGACTTTCGACCATATGCAAAAAATctggttcttgaacaaaaaatACAATAGCTCAATGGAAGTGTTGTTCCCACCCTGCGGGACTGAAAATGGCCATCTTGAAAAGGCTTTGGTATCTAAAAGAAACAACAAGATGATCTATATAGCCCAATTCAGGTCTGAAAAGAGACATGATCTCATCTTAAAGCAGTATAGtgagttcttgaaggtgtttCAAAAGTCCAAACAACCTATAAAGAACCTTCCTACAttggtgtttttgggtTCTTGCAGAACAGGTGATGATACCGAGACCTTGTTAGAAATCAAACAATTAACGGCAGAACTCAACTTGTCTGATTATGTCGAGTTTATCGTGGACTGTTCTTATAGTGAAATCTTGCATCAGTTGTCCAAAGTGAAATTCGGACTTAATTCCATGTGGAATGAGCATTTTGGTATTGGTGTGGTGGAGTATATGAACCATGGGGTTATTCCTATTGTCCATGCCTCAGCTGGTCCTTTGCTCGACATCTCATTAAACAAGTCCCGGGAAGCTTCAAACTCCTGGAAATCGGATAgtggtttcttcttcaaaagtgCAACAGACCCAGACTTTGATCCAGCCATACAACTGGAATCGAAATTCACCTTCACTGACGAATACAGTTACCCAAAGCTCACGTTTAAAGAAAAGGACCAGTTGATAGAGTATCCGGAGTTGTCGGTTTTGCtcatgaagttgttcaTCTTCGAACCTGAGTTTGCATCTCAAAAACAATTAGCATCCATGAGACAAACAGGATTCGATTTGGTACTTTCACGGTTTTCCAATAAGACATTCAATGTGACGTGGATGAAGTATACACGTGACTTGTTGAcgttggagaagaaattCAGAGATACCAAAAGAGAGGGAATCGAGGAAGTCCATTAG
- a CDS encoding uncharacterized protein (EggNog:ENOG503P4US) yields MNILRDANILTSPASSPSNSNPSISNMELDTPMTKTSASEKASKTAFKKEELEKIAKELKKKLSKASITAKQQQQQNGPDKIHKSTSHSHSSPLKEYVSKNTLESPAKYSSLLSSSPLYSPNNKSPTHMRTSAAASLLSSSPLNDSPIRKSTTSSPLKSNSTMVLQSVTSSPARPSSLKPSPPLNNKGSAHHANKTGSATGTHQQTTPTLPKKQLNVNTATNPLLTTPTQPSQKSNGNHDDEGADLLMYLATSPSPAKSYFPNAPKLGAKQPAKQPPSQPQSQSQAPVASQSGDPLGSSAPNSSGGAFSIHKHTSSNSSANSFIAPPPPLTPKRHINTTMNSKTPQNRLTPSVNLFNNMVNNGSSGLPSSGLALTPAGFNMNDYVNFFSPSPGGAHLSKNFLKTPDFNNLLAANANSSQAQSKVVDGKMINFDKVGLFKNTESRD; encoded by the coding sequence ATGAATATTTTGAGAGACGCAAACATCTTGACATCTCCAGCATCTTCCCCTAGCAACAGTAACCCCAGCATCTCCAACATGGAATTAGATACTCCAATGACAAAGACCTCGGCGTCTGAAAAGGCTAGCAAGACGGCgttcaagaaggaagagttggagaaaatcGCCAAAGaattaaagaagaaattgtcCAAGGCGTCCATCACTGCTaaacagcagcagcaacagaATGGGCCTGATAAAATCCATAAATCCACGTCTCACTCCCATTCCAGTCCTTTGAAAGAGTATGTCTCCAAAAACACGTTGGAGTCCCCTGCCAAATACAGCTCTTTATTGAGCTCGTCTCCTTTGTACTCtcccaacaacaaactGCCTACACACATGAGAACGTCGGCTGCAGCGTCGTTATTGTCGTCGTCTCCTCTCAACGATTCTCCCATCAGAAAGTCCACCACCTCATCTCCTTTAAAATCCAACTCAACCATGGTGTTACAGTCGGTCACCAGCTCTCCCGCCAGGCCACTGTCGCTAAAGCCATCACCACCGTTGAACAATAAGGGTTCTGCCCACCACGCCAATAAAACCGGTTCAGCCACCGGCACCCACCAACAAACCACTCCCACCTTGCCCAAAAAGCAGTTGAACGTCAACACGGCCACCAACCCCCTCTTGACCACTCCTACGCAGCCGTCTCAGAAGCTGAACGGTAACCACGACGACGAAGGAGCggacttgttgatgtacTTGGCCACCTCTCCATCTCCAGCCAAGTCATATTTCCCCAATGCTCCCAAGTTGGGTGCTAAACAACCGGCCAAGCAGCCACCTTCACAACCACAGAGCCAATCGCAGGCGCCAGTGGCGTCGCAGTCAGGAGACCCACTTGGGTCTTCGGCCCCCAACTCTTCTGGAGGGGCATTttccatccacaaacacacGTCGTCCAACTCATCGGCCAATTCCTTCATCGCCCCGCCGCCACCTTTGACCCCCAAACGGCACATCAATACCACCATGAACAGCAAAACTCCTCAGAACCGATTGACACCTTCTgtgaacttgttcaacaatatgGTCAATAACGGGTCTTCGGGCCTTCCGTCATCTGGTTTGGCCCTTACTCCTGCGGGGTTCAACATGAACGACTACGTGAACTTTTTCTCACCGTCTCCAGGCGGAGCCCACTTGAGCAAGAACTTTCTCAAGACCCCCGATTttaacaacttgttggccgCCAACGCCAACTCGAGCCAGGCGCAGTCTAAGGTGGTTGACGGTAAGATGATCAACTTCGACAAAGTGggtttgttcaagaacacAGAGTCCCGGGACTGA
- the MAP2 gene encoding Methionine aminopeptidase 2 (EggNog:ENOG503NUPF; COG:J; MEROPS:MER0001728) — protein sequence MTEVKDLEQKVDNLAVEEPKIEDIEGNEEHDGEVSDDKKKKKKKANKKKKKKLTAIDSSYPEGIFPEGEWMEYPLEVNSYRTTDEEKRYLDRQKNNRWQDFRKGAEIHRRVRHKAQSSIKPGMTMTEIANLIEDSVRAYASADSLLAGGIGFPTGLSVNHVAAHYTPNAGDKVVLKYEDVMKVDIGVHINGHIVDSAFTFTMDHKYDNLLAAVKDATNTGVKNAGIDVRLTDIGSAIQEAMESYELELNGKTYPIKCIRNLNGHSILDYSIHGDKSVPIVPNGDQTKMEEGETFAIETFGTTGAGYVVSEGECSHYSLNSGMESVSVPDSARQLRQVISDNFGTLPWCRRYLDRLGQEKYLLALNQLVRAGVVNDYPPLVDVKGSYTAQFEHTILLHPHKKEVVSRGDDY from the coding sequence ATGACTGAAGTAAAAGACCTTGAACAGAAGGTAGACAACCTTGCAGTTGAAGAGCCCAAGattgaagacattgaagGCAATGAAGAACATGATGGTGAAGTGTCTGACGataaaaagaagaaaaagaaaaaggctaacaagaagaaaaagaagaagttaaCCGCCATTGATTCTTCGTACCCTGAGGGTATTTTCCCAGAAGGTGAGTGGATGGAGTACCCACTTGAGGTCAACAGCTACAGAACCACCGACGAGGAGAAGCGGTATTTGGACCGTCAGAAGAACAACCGGTGGCAGGACTTCAGGAAAGGTGCTGAGATCCACAGACGAGTGAGACACAAAGCCCAATCATCTATTAAGCCAGGAATGACCATGACCGAAATCGCCAACTTGATCGAAGACTCGGTCCGGGCGTACGCCAGCGCCGACTCTCTTCTCGCGGGAGGCATCGGGTTCCCGACCGGGTTGTCGGTGAATCATGTGGCTGCTCACTACACCCCCAATGCCGGGGATaaggtggtgttgaagtacGAAGATGTCATGAAAGTGGACATTGGGGTTCATATCAATGGCCATATTGTGGATTCAGCTTTTACTTTCACCATGGATCACAAGTACGACAATTTGCTTGCAGCTGTCAAGGACGCTACCAATACGGGTGTGAAAAACGCTGGAATTGATGTGCGATTAACAGACATTGGTTCGGCTATCCAAGAAGCCATGGAAAGTTACGAATTAGAGTTGAACGGCAAAACCTATCCTATCAAATGTATCAGGAACTTGAACGGACACAGTATCTTGGACTACTCGATTCACGGGGATAAGTCGGTGCCTATTGTTCCTAATGGAGACCAAACTAAAATGGAGGAAGGTGAGACGTTTGCGATTGAAACCTTTGGTACTACAGGAGCTGGGTATGTGGTTTCAGAAGGAGAATGTTCCCATTACTCGTTGAATTCGGGCATGGAATCTGTGCTGGTGCCAGACCTGGCTCGTCAATTGAGACAGGTTATTAGTGACAATTTCGGTACTTTGCCGTGGTGCAGACGATATTTGGACCGGTTGGGCCAGGAAAAGTACTTACTAGCcttgaaccaattggtcAGAGCCGGTGTGGTGAACGACTATCCACCTTTGGTGGACGTTAAGGGTAGCTATACTGCCCAGTTTGAACACACCATTTTATTGCATCCTCATAAGAAGGAAGTGGTGAGTCGTGGAGACGATTACTAG
- the SCS2 gene encoding phosphatidylinositol-binding protein scs2 (COG:U; EggNog:ENOG503P02E) has translation MEVSPATLEFKGDFLSPSTEYLSISNTSSGPLAFKVKTTAPKLYSVRPNASIVGPGESVKVAIILQAFSQPLSKHYKCKDKFLIVSLPCSSDADASKVGEFWPELEKSNKAALVSKKLRVNYVIESTNDDEIKEESSEKADVGVGTGVGAGVASVGTGAGAVTGAASGAAAAAAAGAATAGSSKNIIDPSKVDEEEITKSYKEINKLNQKFDQTEKEKVVPPTSGSTISKISEPFSGVSLPMTVILMILAFIIGWLIF, from the exons ATGGAAGTTTCCCCCGCCACTTTAGAATTCAAAG GCGACTTTCTTTCTCCTAGTACCGAGTACTTGAGTATAAGTAATACTTCCAGTGGTCCTTTGGCGTTCAAGGTCAAAACCACTGCCCCCAAGTTGTACAGCGTCAGACCAAATGCCAGCATTGTTGGCCCTGGTGAAAGCGTCAAGGTGGCTATCATCTTGCAAGCGTTCTCCCAACCTTTATCGAAGCATTACAAGTGCAAGGATAAGTTTTTGATAGTGTCATTGCCATGCTCGAGCGATGCCGATGCTTCAAAAGTTGGAGAGTTTTGGCCAGAATTAGAGAAGCTGAACAAGGCTGCATTGGTGAGCAAGAAATTGAGAGTTAACTACGTGATTGAAAGTACCAACGATGACGAAATTAAGGAAGAATCAAGTGAAAAGGCCgatgttggtgttggtactggtgttggtgctggtgttgCTTCTGTTGGTACTGGTGCCGGTGCTGTGACTGGTGCCGCTTCTGGTGCCGCCGCTGCTGCCGCTGCTGGTGCCGCTACCGCTGGCTCGTCCAAGAATATTATTGATCCTTCCAAGgtcgatgaagaagagataACCAAGTCGTACAAAGAGATCAACAAATTAAACCAGAAGTTTGACCAAACTGAAAAGGAAAAAGTTGTACCTCCAACTTCTGGATCCACTATTTCTAAAATCAGTGAACCGTTCAGTGGTGTGTCCTTGCCGATGACGGTaatcttgatgattttggcctTTATCATCGGATGGTTGATTTTTTAA
- the ARO7 gene encoding chorismate mutase aro7 (EggNog:ENOG503NVBS; COG:E; BUSCO:EOG09264719), producing MDFMKPETVLDLNNIRNALVRMEESIVFALIERSQFYSSPSVYEPKKYIPNFDGSMLDWFLLQVERTHSQVRRYEAPDESPFFPDDLLPVILPSIEYPKILAKYSDEINVNDEIKQFYINDIVPRVSCKDGEQLENLGSVSCADIDCLQVISRRIHFGKFVAESKFQNDKETYTQLIKNKDVEGIDASITNKAVEDKILERLIVKAEGYGTDPSLRYSQNKQSKVDPKVIAQLYKDYIIPLTKKVEVEYLMRRLEDDL from the coding sequence ATGGATTTCATGAAACCAGAAACTGTCCTCgacctcaacaacatccGTAACGCGTTGGTACGGATGGAAGAGTCGATTGTGTTTGCATTAATCGAGCGATCCCAGTTCTACTCATCTCCCTCAGTCTATGAACCCAAAAAGTATATTCCCAACTTCGATGGATCCATGTTAGATTGGTTCCTACTCCAGGTGGAAAGAACTCATTCACAAGTCAGACGATATGAAGCACCTGATGAGAGTCCCTTTTTCCCCGACGACTTGTTGCCAGTGATTCTTCCATCCATCGAGTATCCCAagattttggccaagtactctgatgaaatcaatgtCAACGACGAGATCAAACAGTTCTACATCAACGACATTGTTCCACGGGTGTCTTGTAAAGATGGAGAGcagttggagaacttggGGTCGGTGTCATGTGCCGACATTGACTGTTTGCAAgtgatttcaagaaggatTCATTTTGGAAAGTTTGTGGCCGAGTCCAAGTTCCAAAACGATAAAGAGACATATACAcagttgatcaaaaacaaggATGTGGAAGGTATAGATGcatccatcaccaacaaagCAGTGGAAGACAAAATTTTGGAGAGGTTAATTGTCAAGGCTGAAGGTTATGGAACTGACCCAAGCTTGAGATATAGTCAGAACAAGCAAAGTAAAGTTGATCCCAAGGTGATTGCCCAACTTTACAAAGATTACATTATTCCCTTGACCAAGAAGGTGGAAGTGGAATACTTGATGAGAAGGTTGGAAGATGACTTGTGA
- the NAG2 gene encoding N-acetyl-glucosamine-6-phosphate deacetylase (CAZy:CE9; MEROPS:MER0033184; EggNog:ENOG503NXV2; COG:G) — protein sequence MRYTKFTNCHLLDNGITYYNTDLYVDNHTGKITGNPQDTSNTNTVDLDGNFLAPGLIDIQNNGFFGHNFSNLNAGSTPEQIEMFKRFYEDVMTKFLETGVTSVCPTVTSNFPEVYTKVLPLYKRSRSNDKCDSLGAHCEGPFISLIKKGCHPTETFVDAKEGSSKLDQVYGADNLLENVCIVTAAPEIDGVLDVIPYLRSKNVIYSIGHTNADYETGLKAVENGCTMITHLYNAMPQPHHRDAGVLGLINNPITDNTPYFGIICDGIHVDPSMAAMAYKSHPDKCVLVTDAIFLFGLPDGTYRWDSRNVVKDGFKLMLEGTKTLAGSGTSLIQCVRNVIRWTDISLAEAVKAATNNPAKSLGIESEKGFLNEGCDADLVVLNNRAFIQSIYKLGRHIKVNDHNQPAKLISSLSSWAKSRYYATMSKISDFHEKHQLDPWPKNKEPTPQQIFGLTNHEFALSQLEFSKLLKTKYNKYLKIYHPDILGGIDVYNEKSALMTPEMKRSRFDMVQKAYEVLKDPKRRLAYGRSVTTDWSQYSANSSSFDAYRMANAHRKRYDFKNNEEFWRAGTWEDYYRMKHNRAPPTREELEKNKYKILVGVIAIMAITTTIQLILAFENSNSAQYQIHLQNLRLLKESEKLSHDEYANRFSTIRQFLLSRRANVNDINKLREMELQDAKVLTDYARKKVGELE from the exons atGAGGTAcaccaagttcaccaactgtcatcttcttgacaATGGAATCACCTACTACAACACAGACCTTTACGTTGATAACCACACCGGGAAAATCACCGGTAACCCCCAAGACacttcaaacacaaatacaGTTGACTTGGACGGGAATTTTCTTGCTCCAGGGTTAATAGATATCCAGAACAACGGTTTTTTTGGGCacaacttctccaatttgaatGCCGGAAGTACGCCCGAGCAAATTGAAATGTTCAAGAGGTTTTACGAAGATGTTATgaccaagttcttggaaacCGGTGTCACATCGGTGTGTCCTACCGTCACGTCAAACTTCCCCGAAGTCTACACAAAGGTGTTGCCCTTGTACAAGAGATCGAGGTCAAATGACAAGTGTGACAGTTTGGGAGCACACTGCGAAGGTCCATTCATCAGTCTCATCAAAAAGGGATGCCATCCCACCGAGACGTTCGTGGATGCCAAAGAAGGAAGCTCCAAGTTGGACCAGGTTTATGGTGCCGACAACTTGCTTGAAAATGTTTGCATTGTGACGGCTGCACCAGAAATCGATGGGGTTTTGGACGTGATTCCGTACTTAAGACTGAAAAATGTCATCTACTCCATCGGCCACACTAATGCCGACTACGAGACGGGCCTCAAGGCCGTTGAAAATGGATGTACCATGATCACACATTTGTACAATGCCATGCCACAACCACATCACCGTGATGCTGGGGTGTTGGGGTTGATCAACAATCCCATCACCGATAATACCCCATACTTTGGAATTATCTGTGATGGCATCCACGTCGACCCTTCGATGGCGGCAATGGCGTACAAGTCGCATCCTGATAAGTGTGTGTTGGTGACGGACgccattttcttgttcGGTTTGCCTGATGGAACCTACCGATGGGATTCTAGAAACGTCGTCAAGGATGGGTTTAAATTGATGTTGGAGGGTACCAAGACGTTGGCCGGGTCTGGGACTTCGTTGATCCAGTGTGTGAGAAACGTGATTCGGTGGACGGATATTTCTTTGGCTGAAGCCGTCAAGGCTGCCACCAATAACCCTGCTAAATCATTGGGGATTGAGAGCGAAAAGGGATTCTTGAACGAAGGATGTGATGCAGATTTGGTGGTCTTGAACAACCGGGCCTTCATCCAGCTGATCTATAAGTTGGGAAGACACATCAAGGTGAATGACCACAATCAACctgccaagttgatttcttcctt GTCCAGTTGGGCCAAGTCCCGGTACTATGCCACCATGAGTAAGATCCTGGACTTTCACGAAAAGCACCAATTGGACCCATGGCCCAAAAATAAAGAACCAACTCCTCAACAAATCTTTGGACTCACGAATCACGAATTTGCCCTTTCACAGCTAGAGTTCAGTAAACTTCTCAAAACCAAATACAACAAGTACCTCAAGATATACCATCCCGATATCTTGGGTGGTATCGATGTTTACAACGAGAAGAGTGCGTTGATGACCCCCGAAATGAAAAGATCACGGTTTGATATGGTTCAAAAGGCATATGAAGTGTTGAAAGATCCGAAACGGAGGCTCGCATACGGCCGATCAGTGACGACCGACTGGAGCCAGTACTCGGCCAATCTGTCCAGCTTCGATGCTTACCGGATGGCCAATGCCCACAGAAAGCGGTAcgatttcaagaacaacgaGGAGTTTTGGAGAGCTGGAACATGGGAAGACTACTATCGAATGAAACACAACCGTGCTCCTCCCACAAGAGAGGAGCTTGAGAAGAATAAGTATAAAATCCTTGTGGGGGTTATCGCCATTATGGcgatcaccaccaccatccAGTTGATATTGGCATTTGAAAATTCCAACTCGGCCCAGTATCAGatccacctccaaaatCTCCGGCTCTTGAAAGAACTGGAGAAATTGAGCCACGACGAGTACGCCAATCGGTTCTCTACCATCCGCCAGTTCTTATTGAGTCGAAGAGCCAATGTGAACGACATTAACAAGTTAAGAGAGATGGAGCTTCAGGATGCGAAGGTCTTGACAGACTATGCTAGAAAGAAGGTTGGGGAGCTCGAGTAG
- the NAG1 gene encoding Glucosamine-6-phosphate isomerase (Glucosamine-6-phosphate deaminase) (GNPDA) (GlcN6P deaminase) (COG:G; EggNog:ENOG503NVFS): MRQAVFSSPDEASTYVASYISGKINAFNPTPSRPFVLGLPTGSSPEGIYKKLIDLNRAGKVSFRNVVTFNMDEYVNLAPSNDQSYHYFMYNKFFNHIDIPRQNIHILNGLATDTEKECADYEAKIKKFGRIHLFLGGMGVEGHLAFNESGSARHSKTRKVSLVQSTIEANSRFFNNDLSKVPRHALTVGISTILDNSDEIILIVLGKAKKEALEKAVNGPKNDASFPASYLQGHPNALVVSDFDAAGIKYKL; encoded by the coding sequence ATGAGACAAGCAGTTTTCTCCAGTCCCGACGAAGCGTCCACTTATGTGGCCTCCTACATCTCCGGCAAAATCAATGCCTTTAACCCTACTCCTTCTCGCCCTTTTGTGTTGGGATTGCCTACCGGGTCTTCTCCAGAGGGCATCtacaaaaagttgattgacCTCAACAGGGCCGGAAAAGTGTCCTTTAGGAATGTGGTAACATTCAACATGGATGAGTATGTTAACTTGGCTCCATCCAATGACCAAAGTTACCATTATTTCATGTACAATAAGTTTTTCAATCACATTGATATCCCAAGACAGAACATTCACATCCTAAACGGATTGGCGACCGACACTGAAAAGGAGTGTGCAGATTATGAggccaagatcaagaagtttggcAGAATCCATTTGTTTTTAGGTGGAATGGGAGTTGAAGGTCATTTAGCTTTTAATGAGTCAGGCTCTGCCAGACACTCCAAAACCAGAAAGGTGTCATTGGTTCAGTCCACCATTGAGGCAAACTCAaggttcttcaacaacgacTTGTCTAAGGTACCTAGACATGCCTTGACGGTAGGAATCTCCACCATTTTGGACAACTCTGACGAAATCATTCTTATTGTGTTGGGTAAGGCCAAGAAAGAAGCGTTGGAGAAAGCCGTTAATGGGCCCAAGAACGACGCTTCGTTTCCAGCGTCCTATTTGCAAGGCCACCCCAATGCCTTGGTTGTCAGTGACTTTGATGCGGCTGGAATCAAATATAAATTGTAG
- the NAG5 gene encoding N-acetylglucosamine kinase 1 (COG:G; EggNog:ENOG503NXKB), with amino-acid sequence MIHTAQSSGPLTNAISDLELKSELEVPYSPISDNNDQELQISEDESNASSSSSGDEVFLDVINQFNGRLNVEDIQGYSDGLLEDLNEALTENSVMSMLPSFNINPTGSEHGKFLVIDLGGSTLRIAVVDIKAPAAGENDEHRADRVNIVNENKWIVSNKDKLIDQNFFRFMSSKIVETIKDQSTISVSDDVINVGITWSFPLTQVSHNSGRIVHVGKGWKIGDDIYDKDLKAVLETTMQQEYGLTIDVRVVINDSIAVYAAGKFLTSHLKIAMVLGTGFNMSCSLKTGQFHSAKTLNEDAVLVNSETSLFGSNLFRLTNEFDHSIDSRFSRTERPFKAHMTFDGATDSIFQPSEFIASGRYLPELTRLAIVKLLNNNEMFRDLTIPPSSKLFTAYDGFSSELMCFVSEQTDISMIKAKFVEEFNIDISNNDTMKVKQLVDSVIQRGSYTIAIVVIAFIKLLVMHNRENIVGEEVIVGYVGSIMVYFNNYRNSIIKYINESPYIKGLGATVDLMSIDDSSIVGAAVGAAYFQS; translated from the coding sequence ATGATCCATACTGCCCAACTGTCTGGTCCGCTCACAAATGCCATCTCAGATTTGGAATTGAAATCCGAGCTCGAGGTACCATATTCTCCTATTTCAGATAACAACGATCAGGAACTCCAGATTCTGGAAGACGAGAGCAACGCCTCCAGTTCTTCATCAGGGGACGAAGTGTTCTTGGATGTCATCAATCAGTTCAATGGCAGGTTGAATGTCGAGGATATTCAAGGCTATTCTGATGGGTTGTTGGAGGACTTAAATGAAGCATTAACTGAGAACTCAGTGATGTCCATGTTACCTAGTTTCAATATTAATCCCACGGGAAGTGAGCATGGCAAATTCTTGGTGATTGACTTGGGAGGTCTGACGTTAAGAATCGCGGTTGTGGATATCAAGGCACCGGCTGCCGGCGAAAATGATGAACATAGAGCGGATAGAGTTAATATTGTTAACGAAAACAAATGGATTGTTAGCAACAAGGATAAATTAATAGACCAGAACTTCTTTAGGTTCATGAGTTCCAAAATCGTCGAGACCATTAAGGACCAGAGTACCATTTCTGTTTCTGACGACGTGATCAATGTAGGAATTACTTGGTCTTTCCCACTTACCCAGGTGTCTCACAACTCTGGAAGAATAGTTCACGTTGGTAAAGGTTGGAAGATTGGGGACGACATATACgacaaggacttgaaggcTGTTTTGGAGACCACCATGCAACAAGAATACGGGTTGACTATTGATGTGAGAGTGGTGATAAATGACTCCATCGCCGTCTATGCAGCTGGAAAGTTTTTGACTTCCCACTTGAAAATAGCCATGGTATTGGGAACTGGCTTCAATATGAGCTGCTCTCTCAAAACGGGTCAGTTCCATTCTGCCAAAACCTTGAACGAAGACGCAGTTTTGGTGAACAGTGAAACCTCATTGTTTGGATCGAATCTTTTCCGATTGACCAACGAATTCGATCATCTGATTGACAGCCGGTTCTCACGTACGGAAAGGCCCTTCAAAGCTCACATGACTTTTGATGGAGCCACTGATTCCATTTTCCAGCCATCTGAATTCATTGCCAGTGGTAGATATTTACCGGAATTGACCAGATTGGCCATTGTCAAATTACTTAATAACAACGAAATGTTTAGGGACTTGACGATTCCGCCTTCAAGCAAGCTATTTACTGCGTATGATGGGTTTTCAAGCGAATTGATGTgttttgtttctgaacAAACCGATATCAGCATGATAAAGGCCAAATTTGTGGAGGAATTTAACATTGacatctccaacaatgaCACCATGAAAGTAAAACAGTTGGTGGACTCGGTGATCCAGAGAGGAAGTTATACTATTGCCATTGTTGTCATTGcattcatcaagttgttggttaTGCACAACCGCGAAAATATCGTGGGTGAAGAGGTGATTGTAGGATACGTGGGGTCCATCATGGtatacttcaacaactatAGGAATCTGATCATCAAGTACATAAATGAAAGTCCCTACATCAAGGGATTGGGTGCTACTGTCGACTTGATGTCGATTGATGATAGTTCTATAGTTGGAGCGGCTGTGGGAGCTGCTTACTTTCAAAGTTAA